From a single Planococcus shenhongbingii genomic region:
- a CDS encoding dipeptidase: protein MKIIDTHCDALLKLQLAKRGSFFQQEPLNFTDSEALDTNFQRLHAGGVKVQFFAIFLYPDVPSDEKWQHALEQVDLFYTEVLGKNPAMKHIKKWEDIDRLKDNEIGAVLTLEGADAFGNDLMKLRQLYRLGVLSIGLTWNNANLCADGAGEPRGGGLTLLGKEVVRLNNEHRVFTDVSHLSVKGFWDVMELADYPMASHSNARALRNHPRNLDDDQAKAMFAKNGLIDVVFCLDFIKEDTSKVTIPDLIKHIDHFCGLGGVQNIGIGSDFDGIGAYIEDLENASKFQNLVNELQKRYSEEEVAGFAYRNFLEHRPGIQALRGIDNGRTSEKQSEVGIWQKR, encoded by the coding sequence ATGAAAATCATCGATACACATTGTGATGCTTTGCTGAAATTGCAGTTAGCTAAAAGAGGAAGTTTTTTTCAACAAGAGCCGTTAAACTTTACTGATTCTGAGGCATTGGATACAAATTTCCAGCGCCTCCATGCAGGCGGCGTAAAAGTCCAGTTTTTTGCTATTTTCCTTTACCCGGATGTACCGTCAGATGAGAAGTGGCAGCATGCGCTGGAGCAAGTGGATTTGTTCTACACGGAAGTTCTCGGTAAAAACCCGGCGATGAAACATATCAAAAAATGGGAAGACATCGACCGCTTAAAAGACAATGAAATTGGCGCTGTTTTGACGCTTGAAGGAGCGGATGCATTCGGCAACGATTTGATGAAACTGCGCCAATTATACCGCTTGGGTGTGCTGTCAATTGGACTGACGTGGAACAACGCCAATTTATGTGCAGACGGCGCAGGAGAACCGCGTGGAGGCGGCTTGACGCTGCTAGGCAAAGAAGTGGTGCGCCTGAACAATGAACACCGGGTTTTCACGGATGTTTCTCATTTATCCGTAAAAGGCTTTTGGGATGTCATGGAACTTGCGGATTATCCGATGGCGAGCCATTCCAATGCCCGCGCGCTCCGTAATCATCCGCGCAACCTCGACGACGATCAGGCCAAAGCGATGTTTGCGAAGAACGGTTTGATCGACGTGGTATTTTGTCTGGACTTTATTAAAGAAGATACGTCCAAGGTCACCATTCCGGATTTGATCAAGCACATCGACCACTTCTGCGGACTTGGCGGCGTCCAGAATATCGGAATCGGTTCCGATTTTGACGGCATCGGTGCGTATATAGAGGATTTGGAAAATGCCTCGAAATTCCAGAATCTTGTCAATGAACTGCAAAAGCGTTATTCGGAAGAGGAAGTTGCCGGTTTCGCCTACCGGAACTTTTTAGAGCATCGGCCTGGCATCCAAGCATTAAGGGGGATAGATAATGGAAGAACAAGTGAAAAACAAAGTGAAGTCGGTATTTGGCAAAAACGCTGA
- a CDS encoding gamma-glutamyl-gamma-aminobutyrate hydrolase family protein — translation MRPIIGVTSSKELGKEKYQIQLADTEAILHAGGLPIMLPHLTEEADIDQIAEHIDGLFAAGGYDVDPTLFGEEPHPNLGTIIPSRDAFELALIQKVLELGKPILGVCRGAQILNVAVGGDMYQDIPAQKEGDVLQHQQKAPVEHGSHFVHVEEGSLLHRLTGTEKLRVNSRHHQANRHVPDSFLISGTASDGVIEAIESKAHHFVLGLQWHPENMAIASDEPSQKIFKGFVEACVEEGDE, via the coding sequence ATGAGACCGATTATTGGAGTTACTTCATCAAAAGAGTTAGGCAAAGAAAAATACCAGATTCAACTGGCGGATACAGAAGCGATTCTGCACGCGGGAGGATTACCCATTATGCTTCCGCATTTAACAGAAGAAGCAGATATAGACCAGATAGCTGAGCACATTGATGGGCTATTTGCAGCAGGCGGCTATGATGTGGATCCAACTCTTTTCGGAGAAGAGCCCCATCCGAATTTAGGCACCATTATTCCTTCAAGGGATGCTTTTGAACTGGCATTGATCCAAAAAGTCCTGGAACTGGGCAAACCGATCCTAGGCGTATGCCGCGGAGCACAAATTTTGAATGTCGCAGTGGGTGGAGATATGTATCAGGATATTCCTGCTCAAAAAGAAGGCGATGTGCTTCAGCACCAGCAAAAGGCGCCAGTGGAACATGGCAGCCACTTCGTTCACGTGGAAGAAGGTTCGTTGCTTCATCGTTTGACTGGAACTGAAAAACTGAGAGTCAACAGCCGCCATCATCAGGCGAACCGGCATGTTCCTGATTCATTTCTAATCAGCGGAACCGCAAGCGATGGCGTAATAGAAGCGATTGAAAGCAAGGCGCATCATTTCGTACTGGGGCTGCAATGGCATCCCGAAAATATGGCGATCGCATCCGATGAGCCTTCTCAGAAAATTTTCAAGGGATTCGTTGAAGCTTGCGTGGAAGAAGGAGATGAATAA
- the dacB gene encoding D-alanyl-D-alanine carboxypeptidase/D-alanyl-D-alanine endopeptidase, producing the protein MQWGDGNQSAGADEDYAGLVNDINGILQDKRLDGATTGVSVRKADSGEVIYDHFGDVRLKPASNTKLFSSMAALETLGEDYQFTTEIHTDGKLKGKVLQGNLYLKGKGDPTLLQEDFEQFAAELKSQGIQKVKGDLIGDDTWYDDERLSEDITWKDEIYYYGAQVSALTASPNEDYDAGSVIVEVNPGDQRGTETKVTLTPHTDYVNVINKTTTVPAGQKKTVSITRDHGTNDILIEGEMPLEGSRTREWIAVSEPAGYALDLFENALLAEGIQLTGNHGLEMGETPEGTTMLADRKSMPLRDLFIPFMKLSNNGHAEILAKEMGQVVSAEGSWDAGLDVIEEVAAELGVDTDTIQLRDASGMSHVNLIPANEISQLLYAAQPKDWHDTFLTSLPVAGAADRMVGGTLRNRMKTGEATGNVTAKTGSLTAVSSLSGYATTKEGEKLVFSIVINNDLATVTPIEDAIATAIAAYDGE; encoded by the coding sequence ATGCAATGGGGTGATGGCAACCAGTCGGCGGGGGCGGATGAAGACTATGCAGGGTTGGTTAATGACATCAATGGAATTTTACAGGATAAGCGGCTGGATGGGGCAACCACCGGTGTCAGTGTACGAAAAGCTGATTCAGGGGAAGTGATTTACGACCATTTCGGCGATGTTCGCCTAAAACCGGCGTCGAACACGAAATTGTTCAGCAGTATGGCTGCACTTGAAACGCTTGGGGAAGACTATCAGTTCACCACGGAAATACATACAGACGGCAAGCTTAAAGGAAAAGTCCTGCAAGGCAATTTGTATTTGAAAGGCAAAGGAGATCCGACTTTGCTGCAGGAAGACTTTGAACAGTTTGCTGCCGAATTGAAAAGCCAAGGCATCCAAAAAGTGAAAGGCGACTTAATCGGCGATGATACTTGGTATGACGACGAGCGGTTGTCTGAAGACATCACTTGGAAAGATGAAATCTACTATTACGGGGCGCAAGTATCCGCCCTTACTGCTTCACCAAATGAAGACTACGACGCCGGGTCAGTCATTGTGGAAGTCAATCCGGGAGATCAAAGAGGAACCGAAACAAAAGTGACACTCACGCCGCATACGGATTATGTAAATGTCATCAATAAAACAACGACCGTGCCGGCGGGGCAGAAAAAGACAGTTTCCATCACACGCGATCACGGAACAAATGACATCCTTATTGAAGGGGAAATGCCGCTTGAAGGATCGCGGACACGCGAGTGGATTGCGGTCTCAGAGCCTGCCGGCTATGCGCTTGATTTATTTGAAAACGCATTGCTGGCTGAGGGCATCCAATTGACCGGCAATCACGGTCTAGAGATGGGAGAAACCCCTGAAGGCACCACAATGCTTGCTGATCGGAAATCCATGCCGCTGCGCGATCTTTTCATTCCGTTCATGAAGCTGAGCAATAACGGGCACGCGGAAATTTTGGCCAAAGAGATGGGACAGGTGGTATCCGCTGAAGGCAGCTGGGACGCGGGCCTTGATGTAATTGAAGAAGTAGCGGCAGAGCTGGGCGTCGATACGGATACCATTCAATTGCGCGACGCTTCAGGTATGTCTCATGTGAATTTGATTCCAGCGAATGAAATTTCTCAGCTGCTTTACGCGGCGCAGCCAAAAGATTGGCATGACACTTTCTTAACTTCTCTCCCAGTAGCTGGTGCAGCAGACCGCATGGTCGGAGGAACGCTTCGCAACCGGATGAAAACAGGGGAAGCAACAGGAAATGTCACAGCTAAAACCGGAAGCCTGACAGCTGTTTCTTCATTATCCGGATATGCCACCACGAAAGAGGGAGAGAAGCTGGTCTTTTCGATTGTGATCAACAATGATTTAGCCACCGTTACGCCAATTGAAGACGCCATCGCTACAGCGATTGCAGCGTATGACGGTGAATAA
- the rbsB gene encoding ribose ABC transporter substrate-binding protein RbsB — translation MKKIFLLLVLAAMMILAACSMEAPGSESEDAGGGGESGGDYKIGFSISTLNNPFFVTLSEGAEAKAKELGATISVVDAQDDAAKQASDVEDLIQQGVDLIMINPVDSEAVAAAVESANSANIPVITVDRSAAVGEVVSHIASDNIAGGEMAGEYLLSLVGDGAQVAELEGVPGASAARERGEGFNKVAVEGLEVVAKQTANFDRAEGLTVMENILQGNPDIKGVFAHNDEMALGALEAIEAAGKDITVVGFDATEDAVKAVEEGRLAGTIAQKPELIGQTAVETAVKALDGEEVEASIPVELELVKQ, via the coding sequence ATGAAGAAAATATTTTTACTATTGGTATTGGCAGCAATGATGATTTTGGCAGCATGTTCAATGGAAGCGCCTGGTTCTGAATCAGAGGATGCTGGAGGCGGTGGAGAATCGGGTGGAGATTACAAAATCGGTTTCTCTATTTCTACATTGAATAACCCGTTCTTTGTCACATTGAGTGAAGGTGCTGAAGCGAAAGCGAAAGAACTGGGCGCAACGATTTCTGTAGTAGATGCTCAAGATGATGCAGCAAAGCAGGCAAGTGACGTTGAAGATTTAATTCAGCAAGGCGTGGATTTAATCATGATCAACCCTGTGGATTCTGAAGCGGTGGCTGCAGCAGTTGAATCTGCCAATTCAGCAAACATTCCTGTGATTACAGTTGACCGAAGCGCAGCAGTCGGAGAAGTTGTTTCCCATATTGCATCAGACAACATTGCCGGTGGGGAAATGGCAGGAGAATACTTATTGTCGCTTGTTGGCGACGGCGCACAAGTAGCTGAACTGGAAGGCGTGCCAGGAGCTTCTGCAGCACGTGAACGCGGAGAAGGCTTCAACAAAGTAGCAGTAGAAGGTTTAGAAGTAGTAGCGAAACAAACAGCTAATTTTGACCGTGCAGAAGGTTTGACGGTTATGGAAAACATTCTTCAAGGAAACCCTGACATTAAGGGAGTGTTTGCGCACAACGACGAAATGGCATTGGGCGCTCTTGAAGCGATTGAAGCAGCAGGAAAAGACATCACAGTGGTTGGCTTCGATGCAACAGAAGACGCAGTTAAAGCGGTGGAAGAAGGCCGCTTGGCTGGAACCATTGCCCAGAAGCCGGAATTGATCGGGCAGACAGCAGTCGAGACTGCTGTAAAAGCATTGGATGGCGAAGAAGTGGAAGCATCGATTCCGGTTGAACTGGAATTGGTGAAACAATAA
- a CDS encoding ABC transporter permease subunit — translation MQLKTGNQSVLQKIAPFIGLILIVLIISILEPRFLAANNLLNVLRQVSMNALIAFGMTFVILTGGIDLSVGSILALTGAVTAGMMASGMDPILAMLLGLLLGAVLGAINGIIIAKGKVAPFIATLATMTIYRGLTLVYTEGRPISGLGDSMAFQMLGKGYFLGIPIPVVTMLISFGILYFILKKTTFGRRVFAVGGNEEASILSGINADRIKIYVYALVGLLAGLASLILTSRLNSAQPTAGEMFELDAIAAVVLGGTSLTGGRGWIVGTLIGALIIGVLNNGLNLIGVSSFFQQVVKGAVILLAVLLDRKKTA, via the coding sequence TTGCAGTTGAAAACAGGTAACCAATCGGTGCTTCAAAAAATCGCTCCGTTTATCGGATTGATCCTTATTGTCCTTATTATCTCTATTTTAGAGCCAAGATTTCTGGCTGCGAATAACTTGCTGAATGTTTTGCGGCAAGTTTCAATGAATGCGCTGATCGCATTCGGAATGACGTTTGTCATTTTAACCGGAGGAATTGATTTATCGGTCGGTTCGATACTCGCCCTTACCGGTGCTGTTACAGCCGGGATGATGGCGAGCGGGATGGACCCGATTCTGGCCATGCTGCTCGGATTATTGCTCGGAGCTGTTTTAGGGGCGATAAATGGAATCATCATTGCCAAAGGAAAAGTGGCACCATTTATTGCGACACTTGCCACAATGACGATTTATCGTGGCTTGACGCTGGTTTATACAGAAGGCCGTCCGATTTCGGGCCTGGGTGACAGTATGGCTTTCCAGATGCTTGGGAAAGGTTATTTTCTAGGGATTCCAATTCCTGTGGTTACGATGCTCATCAGTTTCGGGATTCTGTACTTTATCTTGAAAAAGACCACATTTGGCAGGCGTGTGTTTGCAGTAGGAGGCAATGAAGAAGCATCTATTCTTTCAGGCATCAATGCCGACCGCATTAAAATCTATGTATATGCATTGGTTGGTCTGCTTGCCGGACTTGCTTCTTTAATCCTGACTTCACGGCTGAACTCAGCTCAGCCTACAGCAGGGGAAATGTTTGAACTGGATGCCATTGCAGCGGTTGTCCTTGGCGGCACCAGTTTAACGGGAGGCCGGGGATGGATTGTCGGCACTTTGATCGGTGCATTGATCATCGGCGTCTTGAATAATGGATTGAATTTGATCGGGGTTTCATCCTTTTTTCAGCAAGTGGTCAAAGGTGCAGTAATATTATTGGCGGTTCTCCTGGACCGCAAAAAAACAGCATAA